The following proteins are encoded in a genomic region of Candidatus Edwardsbacteria bacterium:
- a CDS encoding DUF554 domain-containing protein — protein MLGTVVNTGAIIAGSVLGLLLHRKLSARYSEIVMKAIGLFTIVIGLDLAFKSNRMMLVLISLVIGGLAGELINLDGRLEWLGKKLQEKYSGGNSTLFVPGFVISSLLFCVGPLAIVGSLEDGLMGSHTVLFTKSLMDGTASVALASAMGVGVLFSAGAVLVYQGLLTAAALIFKGLMPMPYVNLMSAVGGILLLGVALNLILDIKLKVANLLPAIFISPLVLKIALMIVTIK, from the coding sequence ATGCTGGGTACAGTCGTCAACACCGGAGCCATAATTGCAGGAAGCGTCCTGGGGCTCTTGCTGCATCGGAAACTATCAGCCCGATATTCCGAGATAGTAATGAAAGCCATCGGCCTGTTCACCATCGTCATCGGGCTGGATCTGGCTTTTAAGAGCAACCGGATGATGCTGGTATTGATATCATTGGTCATCGGGGGGCTGGCCGGCGAGCTGATCAACCTGGATGGGCGGCTGGAGTGGCTGGGGAAAAAACTGCAGGAAAAATATTCCGGCGGCAACAGCACGCTATTCGTGCCGGGATTTGTGATCAGCTCCCTGCTGTTCTGTGTCGGACCCCTGGCCATAGTGGGCAGCCTGGAGGACGGTCTGATGGGCAGCCATACCGTGCTTTTCACCAAGTCGCTTATGGACGGGACGGCCTCGGTGGCCCTGGCCTCGGCGATGGGGGTGGGAGTGTTGTTCTCGGCCGGGGCGGTCCTGGTATATCAGGGACTGCTGACCGCGGCGGCCTTGATTTTCAAGGGGCTGATGCCAATGCCCTATGTGAACCTGATGTCGGCGGTGGGCGGGATCCTGCTGCTGGGGGTGGCCCTCAACCTGATACTTGACATAAAATTGAAAGTGGCCAACCTGCTTCCGGCCATTTTTATTTCGCCGTTGGTCTTGAAGATCGCTTTGATGATAGTCACGATAAAATAA
- a CDS encoding NUDIX hydrolase: protein MRIDQSWYIKPPGMAEHVSCGGVVVRKDGDRILVALVTEPGFKEYILPKGHVESGENLEQAARREIAEEAGFTELKLVKSLGSTGRLDFRRRSWGTMHYFLFTTSQDKTSPSDPEHQYIVKWFPVDLLPEMFWPEQGALIEDNTDMIRKIFE from the coding sequence GTGAGGATAGACCAAAGCTGGTACATCAAGCCGCCGGGGATGGCCGAGCATGTTTCCTGCGGCGGGGTGGTGGTCAGGAAGGATGGAGATCGGATACTGGTGGCGCTGGTCACCGAGCCGGGATTTAAGGAATACATCCTTCCCAAGGGCCATGTTGAATCCGGGGAGAATCTGGAGCAGGCCGCCCGGCGGGAGATAGCCGAAGAAGCGGGTTTCACGGAGTTAAAGCTGGTTAAGAGCCTGGGATCGACCGGGCGCCTGGATTTCCGGAGGCGCTCCTGGGGCACCATGCACTATTTTTTATTCACCACCAGTCAGGATAAGACCAGCCCCAGCGATCCGGAACACCAGTATATCGTGAAATGGTTTCCGGTAGATCTCCTGCCGGAAATGTTCTGGCCGGAGCAGGGAGCGCTGATAGAAGATAATACCGATATGATCAGAAAGATTTTTGAATAA
- a CDS encoding DUF6485 family protein has protein sequence MECNKSKNLKNCNCSYEPCSRKGVCCECVAYHRAMSQLPACYFSEKAERSYDRSIEAFIKDQKR, from the coding sequence ATGGAATGCAATAAATCAAAAAATCTTAAAAACTGCAACTGCAGTTACGAACCCTGTTCCCGCAAGGGTGTCTGCTGCGAGTGCGTAGCCTACCACCGGGCCATGAGCCAGCTGCCGGCCTGTTATTTCTCGGAAAAAGCCGAGAGAAGCTATGACCGCTCAATAGAAGCTTTCATCAAGGATCAGAAACGGTGA
- the cutA gene encoding divalent-cation tolerance protein CutA, producing the protein MNCIIIYSTFPSRELAERTARTLLEEQLVAGANIVQAESLFRWQGKIEQRADWAVFFQAERNFYKRIESRIKQLHPDKVPQIVMWKMKDGYVPFLNWVIDQTSRPVLKRERREKGKEYRKKKAELLKGKIKES; encoded by the coding sequence ATGAATTGTATAATCATCTATTCCACCTTTCCTTCCCGGGAGCTGGCCGAGAGAACAGCCCGCACCCTGCTGGAGGAGCAACTGGTGGCCGGGGCCAATATCGTCCAGGCCGAATCGCTGTTCCGCTGGCAGGGCAAGATAGAACAGCGGGCCGACTGGGCGGTGTTCTTCCAGGCCGAGCGGAATTTTTACAAACGGATAGAATCCCGCATCAAACAGCTGCATCCCGATAAAGTGCCACAGATCGTGATGTGGAAGATGAAGGACGGATATGTTCCGTTCCTCAACTGGGTGATCGACCAGACCAGCCGCCCGGTGCTCAAAAGGGAGCGGAGGGAGAAGGGCAAGGAATACCGGAAGAAGAAGGCCGAACTGTTGAAAGGAAAAATAAAAGAAAGCTAG
- a CDS encoding class I SAM-dependent methyltransferase, which yields MNDSEIKQYWEENAEAWTVLSRAGYDVYRDHVNAPAFLKMLPLVEGQKGLDIGCGEGHNTRLVAQQGAILTGIDISEAFIKQAISKETEHPLGIKYQVSSGQKMDFTEGSFDFCMATMSLMDMADPIKAIGEAYRVLKPGGFFQFSISHPCFATPKWKWLRDESGRKSALACGDYFLQPKDNIEKWIFGAAPDEEKKKYPLFKTPRFTLILSNWINFLIKAGFTIEELCEPYPDEETANKCPDVADAAIVAYFLIIRCRKP from the coding sequence ATGAATGATTCTGAGATCAAACAATATTGGGAAGAAAATGCCGAGGCTTGGACGGTTCTTTCCCGGGCCGGGTATGACGTATACCGTGATCATGTTAACGCTCCGGCTTTCTTGAAGATGTTGCCCTTGGTCGAAGGCCAGAAGGGGCTGGATATCGGATGTGGTGAAGGACATAACACAAGGCTAGTGGCCCAGCAGGGTGCAATCTTAACAGGAATAGATATATCGGAAGCTTTTATAAAGCAAGCTATAAGCAAGGAGACGGAGCACCCTTTGGGAATAAAGTACCAGGTTTCCTCGGGACAGAAAATGGATTTCACTGAAGGAAGCTTCGATTTCTGCATGGCCACAATGAGTTTAATGGATATGGCTGATCCGATAAAGGCCATAGGTGAAGCATATCGGGTTCTTAAACCAGGCGGGTTTTTCCAATTTTCGATATCGCATCCATGTTTTGCCACCCCGAAATGGAAATGGCTAAGGGACGAGTCCGGCCGGAAATCAGCTTTAGCCTGCGGTGATTATTTCCTTCAACCCAAGGATAATATCGAAAAATGGATATTTGGAGCGGCTCCGGATGAAGAAAAGAAAAAATACCCACTTTTCAAGACCCCTCGTTTTACATTGATCTTGAGCAATTGGATCAACTTCTTGATAAAGGCCGGATTTACAATAGAAGAACTTTGCGAACCGTATCCCGATGAAGAAACCGCCAATAAGTGTCCGGATGTGGCCGATGCCGCCATTGTGGCATATTTTTTAATCATACGTTGCAGGAAACCATGA
- a CDS encoding Type 1 glutamine amidotransferase-like domain-containing protein yields MPAGAIIFYSDQVVPENERLDRRFLEMIGKDRPRLAYIPSASDNSRRYYHEKCEYYKRYGIEDFLYFDLNKEYDPAKTEELLACDAIHLSGGDPFQFLGSIRKRNFGPVLKKYHENDGILLGISAGAIVLTPSINISHVFYKSRTDQHQAVGLVDFHFLPHWNQRQDRLDAVKKFSIDNQAMVYGCQDGDGMVIHDGNIELVGTVVRIEKGKVFANNE; encoded by the coding sequence GTGCCAGCCGGAGCCATAATATTCTACAGCGACCAGGTAGTGCCGGAAAACGAAAGACTGGACCGGCGGTTCCTGGAGATGATCGGCAAGGATAGGCCCAGGCTGGCCTACATTCCCTCGGCCTCGGACAACAGCCGGAGATATTATCATGAAAAATGCGAGTATTATAAAAGGTACGGCATAGAGGACTTTTTATATTTCGATCTGAACAAGGAATACGATCCGGCTAAGACCGAAGAACTGCTGGCCTGTGATGCCATTCATCTTTCCGGCGGAGACCCGTTCCAGTTTTTGGGTTCCATCCGTAAAAGGAATTTCGGGCCGGTGCTGAAGAAATATCACGAGAACGACGGCATTCTGCTGGGCATCAGCGCCGGGGCCATCGTGCTGACCCCCAGCATCAACATCTCGCATGTCTTCTATAAAAGCCGTACGGACCAGCATCAGGCGGTGGGTTTGGTGGACTTTCATTTTCTTCCCCACTGGAATCAGCGGCAGGACCGGCTGGATGCCGTTAAAAAATTCTCCATAGATAACCAAGCCATGGTCTATGGCTGCCAGGACGGGGACGGGATGGTGATCCACGACGGCAATATAGAATTGGTGGGAACTGTGGTGAGGATAGAGAAGGGAAAGGTTTTTGCAAATAATGAATGA
- a CDS encoding NUDIX hydrolase — translation MSKRADKHGWKTVGTKQAYQNPWISVREDRIIYPNGRPGIYGVVEKGPGVAVIALDNQKNLCLVRQYRYTLDDVFLELPAGAIHQGETEAESVGRELFEETGIRAGRLERLGNFYTALGHETAEIIAYLADQLETEEHSLANQQHDESILEIIRLPVTRVKHMVARGEIKCGISLAALSLLFAKYPEL, via the coding sequence ATGAGTAAGAGAGCCGACAAGCATGGCTGGAAAACAGTCGGGACCAAACAGGCCTACCAAAACCCTTGGATATCGGTCCGCGAGGACCGGATAATCTACCCCAACGGGCGGCCCGGCATCTACGGGGTGGTGGAGAAGGGGCCGGGAGTGGCGGTCATCGCCCTGGACAACCAAAAGAACCTCTGCCTGGTAAGGCAATACCGTTATACCCTGGACGATGTCTTCCTGGAACTGCCGGCCGGGGCCATCCATCAGGGCGAGACCGAGGCCGAGTCCGTCGGAAGGGAATTATTCGAGGAGACGGGCATCCGGGCCGGGCGTTTAGAGAGGCTGGGAAATTTCTATACCGCCCTGGGCCACGAGACGGCCGAGATCATCGCCTATCTGGCCGATCAACTGGAAACAGAGGAACACTCCCTGGCCAACCAGCAGCATGACGAATCCATTCTGGAAATAATCCGTCTGCCGGTCACACGGGTCAAGCATATGGTGGCCCGGGGCGAGATAAAATGCGGGATCTCCCTGGCGGCGTTAAGCCTTCTATTCGCTAAATATCCGGAGTTGTGA
- a CDS encoding DUF4292 domain-containing protein produces the protein MRQDKNRSNSEYWIITLAVLCLMMAGCAHVKRAEKGDPEDLWNKAWSSFKTDDRPFSAQGTVTYDSPKLTQSLSFVWRQEDSRHIRIDISGFFGIRLASACISDDKAWLNVPLKSLYVNGTISGVDSMAEKAAGIGIEPLLEVLQGRPPLESGRFSLAQDAEKFYLFVFAKKDTTVTYRLDRHNARVVGYQLDVTGKPEYSITYGDWKPFNNSYRPHVVEIFSYRDQTGLTVKFSSLSAEQSFNKDVWEQPEPRSGFGDE, from the coding sequence ATGCGGCAAGATAAAAACAGATCAAATTCTGAATATTGGATCATAACTCTGGCGGTCCTCTGTTTGATGATGGCCGGGTGCGCCCATGTCAAACGGGCTGAAAAGGGAGACCCGGAAGATCTTTGGAACAAGGCCTGGTCGTCATTCAAGACCGATGACCGGCCCTTCTCGGCCCAGGGAACGGTAACCTACGATTCGCCCAAGCTGACCCAGTCCCTGAGCTTCGTCTGGCGCCAGGAGGACAGCCGGCATATCCGGATAGATATCTCCGGATTTTTTGGCATCCGTCTGGCCTCGGCCTGCATATCAGACGATAAGGCCTGGCTGAATGTTCCCTTGAAGTCCCTGTACGTCAACGGCACCATATCGGGCGTCGATTCGATGGCCGAAAAAGCGGCCGGGATCGGCATCGAACCACTTTTGGAGGTCCTGCAGGGCCGTCCGCCGCTGGAGAGCGGCCGATTTTCCCTGGCCCAGGATGCCGAGAAATTCTACCTGTTTGTCTTTGCCAAGAAGGACACCACCGTAACCTACCGGCTGGACCGGCATAATGCCAGGGTCGTCGGCTATCAATTGGATGTCACGGGAAAGCCGGAATACAGCATCACCTATGGTGACTGGAAGCCTTTCAACAACAGTTACCGGCCGCATGTGGTGGAAATATTTTCTTATCGTGACCAGACCGGACTTACCGTTAAATTCTCATCCCTGAGTGCCGAGCAGTCATTCAACAAAGACGTTTGGGAACAGCCGGAGCCCCGAAGTGGTTTTGGCGATGAGTAA